The genome window TGGAATGTACGAATACGGTTTCTCTCGGGTTTGCAACCGCAGCGGGCCATACTTTTGAGTTTAATTTAGGCATGTTTACTAGTTTTCAAGTGCAGTCTTCCTATCTTCGGGTATGTTGTCAGGGAGTGGCTTGTTTAGGTAGAACTCATAGCCGTAGTATTGCTCAACTATCCTTGTTTTTCAGACTGGTGTAGCTAAAATTGTGCTGCGAAATTCTGGAAAGACATGTTGCATGAAAGCCAGAAATTACAGGACGTGGTTGCAATACGTTTAGAAGACAATGGCAGGTGATTGCTAGGTTAGTTGcggatttttttataattgatggCAAAAAAAAGAATCTACTAGTCGGTGGTATTCTATAATTCCCAAGTCTGCGGTTAAGACTTGAGTATTAATAATATGTTTTAGATTAATAGCATGCACGAACTTGCTAACATTTCAAGACTTGGACTAACTTGTGCATATGATACATCGATTCTTCTCCACAAAAAAAAGATACATTGATTGAGTGATTTGAGAAATTAATTGACCATATCATTATCAAATagcctgattttttttatttctttttgttgataGGTGATATGGAGTTGTAAGTTCACTCCATTCAGCCTAGCCCACTTAGGCCTTGTTGGGTAGaaggaaaatttttattttttcaggaATTTTAAATTGACAAactatgattttgtattttatataaatctttaatttccaagtaatttattaaaattaaccaAATGTATTTTATACATTCTCGGAAATTATGATTTTAGGTATGAAAATTTTTCTCCTACCAACCAAGCATTTCCTTAAGggaattttgttcttattttttttaattatccgTACAAGGTCTAACACTTACAGAACCATAGTGTTATGCCCATTTCTTACGCTAACTcactattttacttttattcacCAGATGGCCAATTACGAACTTCgtttatttgatttgtgatttttaaGATAACATGCGCATGTTAAAGGTCAAAAAATTGACTGATAACAATACGGAGTATAACATCAACTTAATTACCCAGTTTTTATGTAACAATGTCATTGAATCGTGCACATTCATGCATGATAACAATCGATGCGTTgttctttttttaacaaaaggAGCCACAAACCCCAACTTAGCAACCCACATTCAATATTGTACAGTAAATGATGGGCACAATGactgtagaaaaaaaaataaaaaaattatacaaaccatgttatgcaaaatataaaaagaggTGTGTAGTCtggttcaatttatttttacaaaagaaaattaaattgaaccacaaaaaattttgattttttaaagtcattgaaaaaaaaatagacaacaaACTTCGTTAATtcgatttttgtgttttttcaaGAGATAACCCATGTCAAACTttggacaaaagaaaaaaaaatgttaaaaaaattgtgaattttaaagGACAAGGAAAAAAATGGCTGATATATAACATCAAATTAAAACTGATACTAGTGTGATCTTGACAGGTAAAATTGTTCTTATCTGATGATTGCCCTTCAACAGTTGGCCACAAATCCCAAGATCATCTTCAAGCAAAGAAAATGTCAATAGGACCTTCAGATGATTTACCACCTGGTTTTGAAGACGATCATTTCCAAAATCAATCAAAGGCTAAACTCTCTCACATTCCTCAGATTAAATGGGAATGCCCTTCTTTGGTAatgaaattagaattttttttaaaagatgttgGATCTTCATACATTTGTTTCAAGATCTTTCCATTGTTTACATTTTCCTTTCATGTTTTATACTTATATTCTGTTTACATGGttggttttaattatattacttGATCAacgtttattaatttatttactttgaatGCAGTTCACTTTGAGTAGTGATTGGCGCGGCAGCTGGAGAAGACAGTAGGGAGACATATGATCAGAAGTAAAGAGAAATGAGAGTGCTTGAAGAAGTTTATCCTCGTATTTCTGCCATTCCTGATGGGTAATTAAAATGTCACATTTAGTGAGAAAATCTTATGGTACTTCATTTTCCTTTCTAgctaaatttaattcttttttttttttttttcttttctcgtaTTTGGTAGACCTTCAGTTTCTTCTAACGTGGAGAATGAATGTTATGATGATAATGAGAGCGTCATTCCTCTCCTCCCTCTCATTCCTGTTGAGGAGGAACAAGAGTCAGTAGAGGATACTGAACCTGACTTTCCCACCAAAAAATTGCAGTCACAAAACTTGCAGCAGCAATATATACCACCAGCAACATCTCTCATTAACCCACAATGCAACAATATTAATTCACGTTGCAGTGGAAAACCACTACCTGCAACATCTTCTGAGTCAGATATAGTTGCAGCAGCTTCTGCTGCTGCTGTAGCTGCCATTATAAAAAGCAATGAGCAAGGAAGCTTGATTGATATGGATTTGCTCCGTAAATTATTTACTGACCCAACAATGATTGAAAAGTTAATTGAGCAAAATAGAACTGCTACCACCACTGTCAGTGCACCCTCAAATATTTTGAGTATACCAGCTTCTTATTCTAAACCTGCAGCTGTAGCTTCTGAGACTAAACCAACTGCACCAACAACCACAATGGGTTTATGGCCTACTTCTGTGACAAGGAAAGCAACACATGAAAAGCCATCAATTACATCTGTTCCATCTGTTTCTTTGGCTATGCCTTTAACTCCTCAAACAGTAACAAGGCATAAACCTCAATCAACTCACAGGCCTGTCAAGAAAAATATTCCTCATATGCCAAATGGAGTGCTTCCCTCTTTAAACACTCACTCTCCACAACAAGGGTTAAAGAGAGCAGCACCATTGGCTTCTGTTTCCTCCAGTGAATTGAAAACAGTGGCAGTGCCTTCTGCTTCTGCAAACATGCATGCAGTTGCAAAACAGATGAAGCCTGGTTAAAGAACATGGTACTCATAAGCAAGGCAAGAAGAGTCTTAGGAATTTACAAGGTTTGAAACGATCGCAGGGGGAAGTGAAATTCAAAAGCAAGAAACCTTGCATATACTTCGGAACTCCAAGGGGTTGCCGTAATGGTTCTGATTGCCCTTTTCAGCATGATATGCCAAATCAGTGGGAAGCTGGTAACGTCCTAATGGCTCAAAATGCTAAAAGATTGAAAGTAGGAAGAGAAATTTAGGGGAGGTTATATACTTAAAGGGCACAATCTGATGGTGAAGACCGAAGACTATAACCCCTTgtacattaattaaattgtacAGGGAAAGGGAGGAGGCCAGGTAGATAATTATGTACGggaaacatgttttaattttagtatttttttaacaggtttatcattttattttcattagtttttctttctctcctgATATTGTTGTTGTAGGCTAATATCTTGGAAACTCCTGTAATGTTTAGCCTTATGAGattgaaaaattagttttagactttttgaattaattttttcgtTGACAGATGATAGTCACCCataacattttataaataaaagggaaataattatatatatatatatatatatatatatatatatgtatgtatgtatgtaaacgcaaactataaaaattaataaaaagatcaTATTAGAGGACAAAATCTTTTCTCATTAGATTGACTAACTCCGAGAGCATCCGTAATAAATGATtactaaaatgaattatttatcttattaaatttattgtttttttatttttcatagattAAAAAACTTTATACAAATATTGACTCAAAGATTAAAGTTACTGAAATGAAattaacttgtataaattatatttttatcgtATAAAATTGGTTAAATAATGTTGCATTTAAGCAACTATACTAGTATAAACAATATCAAATCATATGTTCCAATGGAAAAAAttagacatcctttcttagaaTTAAACAGCTTATATAAGCATTCAGGACCAGGCAGTACATGCTCTAAGCCTAAAagttaaattaagaaatttttaggtgggtcacatgaaaataaatttattattcttttattattgaCAAAACATTAATATTTCAAGTAGCTCTCaaattggtttgattttttttttcagatttatcatttttgtttaCTCTTTATTCACTGTATACTAATAGAAAGGATAAAATTATTAGGTGCATGATGtaaaattagataattaaattgacaattttttaaaattcaactaatatattttataactattttttattagaataaaatattaattcaaatgtccAATATGCtgaaaaactaacaaaaaaaattgtaagatgAAATAAGGTAtagataatagtaataattgagatttaaaaaaaggttttaattgctaaaaaagaattataaatgtttataattggaggaaaataataatatagtgaAGATAagtaatttgtaaaaataaaaatagtataacAATTACATAAAATGTGTCTCATATtgtgaatttattaaaaaaataaaatgtttaactACTTGACTGTGTAGAAAGGTAAAGAAGatgaatgtaaaaattaaatatgtaacattcacaagattttatttaatcttataaatgaaaaacaagTTAAGTACTCaacaataatttgtttttaatatcttatgagtgaattagttttttaattaacagcACTCCACTTATACCATGCAAATTTGCTGCTAGTGTTGTAATGAAATCCTCACTCCTCGAAACTTTCACTTCCGGCGGTTATTGTATAGATTTTTGTCAGTTATTTCAAGTTTGTATCCTAGTAGAAATTAACTCGAATTTAAATCCTGTCctcttattataaataaaatgatttaataatgTTAAAGAGAACAAGATACATCTtgagtaaaaagaaaagaaaagaaaagaacaagatatatcttttattaaataacatatcataattaatttcaagACTCATGAATTCTATTTGATAGaagttatatttttctctctcaggGTGACCTAACCACAACCTATTATATATTCAACAAGAAGAAAGGATTCAAATCCTTTAATTTATAACAAAGATTTAGCGAACCAGATCCATTTTAACACGAATTTAGTGTATAGCGAAAGAGGTAAAGTAGTAAAAATTGAAAGTCCCAAAGAAACCTATATGAGTGCAGAAACTacaacaagagaaaaaaataaaagaaaattagattTCAGAAAAACAATATTATCAGAAAAATCCACCAGTAATCTGACATTGATTTGTTATTTCCTTTTCAGCATATTGCACTAGCtttgtttgcttttttttttttttggatgtcCACTAGAAAATTAAtgtcctttacttttcaaagaatttgtttgcttttttttttttttttgggacaaAAAGCAAAGGGTTTCATTAATTTCTAATACACATTAATTAACTAAGCCTATTACTATGATTGTTCTGGCCTACCTAAACAAAATACTCAAACCTTGATAACTTACCCAAAGATAAGAAAATTGCACCTTAACACTAGCAAACCAACCTAAATTgaactcaaataaaaatttggCTTGGTGGTGGTGCTGCAACAAAAATGGCACCACAAAAAACAGAGAAACAAATTTTAGTATCCAAAGTTCAACTAGTTGAAATCAGAAAAAGGTTGACAGACCACATGATATTGAAgagatatcttttttttttttttttcctttgggaTAAGACAAAAGTATATTGATGATAAATAGAGTTCCAGGGTACGCCTAATTACATAAGGTACTGTTTTACATCAGCGAAGAATCCAATTATAGCTCAATTACGTGCATCAATGAGAATACGTACCTAATTGCAGCAATGCAGTACCTGCTAAAATGCCCTTCCTTGATACCACTACCTAATAACTTCAAATATCAGTGTGTTCATATTTATGTCAGATAATGAATAgatcttaaacaaaaataaaacaccaTCTATTACacactttatatttatttgtgcCCCTTAGGACGACAATTCCTCTTCGCCCAGAACTTGTGGTAAGCATTACTAGCAAGTTATAAAGTAAACTACCAGCAAGCTTTTGTTTCAGAAGAACAAAAAACAGAGCAACGATATAGCCAAATAAGAAGTATATGGTGTGAGTGATGATTGTGTAAAGCGTaatttcttaaagaaaaaaaaaaaacaaagcaatgaAACAATAGTGATTTGAATCCTATTCAGGTAAGCAAAGCCAAATAAGAAGTATATGGTGTGAGCGATGATTGCCTTCCTATTCATTTTTAAGCTCTTCAGGTAAACTTTGTCTCTAAGTCTTAATTGTTTGAGCTGGGAAAGCCTATTGTTAATGAAGTCACATGCAAATTAATTTGGACTGaagaattttttaactaatcacATAAATTAATGTAGATTATAGGGGaattcatatgatttttttgcaatcaaaatatatttactgAAATTGACTTAGCAATAACACAATTAGGAGGGCCACATACTACCAGACAAAACAAACAAGCCAGACAAGATGGCAATACAATATAAAACCACTGTTGGGGTAGTGCCATCTGCACAATAATTATGAACAGCCAAGAACACTGTTACCATGCATACAACAAAACAAAAGCTACAAAAAAGGATATGCGGGCATCACAGTTAGTAGTACTAGTACTTGACATAACTGCCTCTGTAGTACATTCCATCCTTGTAAAAACCTGTATTTGTTATTGTTCGCTCTTCGGTGAACCTAATCGGAAAGTGTACCAAGTCgcgcaagtaatataaaatgataagacCGAATATCATATTtacagggaacttgtttcattcagaAAATATGTGTTCAATGAGCAAACATTTGTTTAAAGCACTAGATATTAAATGgggtttttatatgaaaatctaATTAACTACAAACTAAAATATCTAGAAGTTGAGAAGTAAAAACAGTCAAGTAAAAAACGTTGAGTCATTCTACTAAACTTGTTTTTATGTTGCTaaaggtttttctctatttaacgttgttttagtgttcttatgctgaaaAATTACCCAAACCAAGATCTCTCGAGTGAATGTGCCTAACTCTATTTAAACCTCATTCTTGATCCTTTAACAAACTTAGTTTAAATGAGTTGCATTAAGATTAtagcataataaaaactaaatcattgcactccattcctagacatataattttctaacttgctctatcaagttctaaggctttaaagcacttcccaatgctaaaaatcctaactatacatacaaatgggtgatcaagccacaagcatgtaaaaataaTCATAGATAAAAGTAATGAACACATaagaacatcattaaatagatagtaaaagaGTATTCAGCATAACTCTTCAACAAGAGATTTAGCATTCCATTACAAGCAATGAACTTTTCAGCacaaagtataaatttttaggaaagaaaatggttgagaatggttgaggatgtctccttcaacctCTTAAATCCTAATCTCACCCCTCTAACCTAGACTCTCTTGGAGGCTGATAGTTTGTTGCTCTAACTTCTTCTCTTACTTTGTTTTTCGACTCCTCTCTTATTTTAcgccaacttcagtgttttaaaggctcatTGACGTTTTAGAttctgaaggctcgcttagtAAAACGAGCTTGGCTCGCTAAGCGCGAGTTAGTGAAATATGGCTTAGCGAGCTGGGTGCGCTGAGCGTGAGAAGGAACAAACGACTCGCTGGGCGAGCTGGTGGCGTGCTGAACGCGCATCTCTCTAGTTAATCCTCTTTTAGGGTTTCCCTAGCATGCTAAGCAATATGtgtgtctcgcttagcggatgtcacTCGCTAAGCACATATGGTTCGCTTAACGAGACACCAGCTGCTTGAACCTCCTTCTTTTTTTAGTCTGAAACTGAAGTTGATttacattaattcacaaaattggGAGTATCTACTgagtaaaatcaaactaaacataaaaatatgtacaattcttacaaaaagaatcataaattgggggaaagatgttaatttcatgtgactattaaatacaaaagttagtcacaAATAACAACTAATACTTAAATATATAGGTCAATGTGCTATCAGGGAATCCTCCTATGGGACCAAAGTTATCCTACCACCTAGTTTTTTATGCACTACACAAAAACCTCAAACATTACTAAAGGACAACTAGGCTTCTTAACCACTTCGACCAACAACCAATGGTAAACAAAAACTAGAAGATTGTGCATCACTCTCCACCCTCACCCACACCCTAACTTATTGAATCGTGCATACAAATATGGTTTAGGTTGTTCAGATTGAGACAAGAAAGAATGCCTTAAACTATATTTGCATATGCCTAAACCCCAAACCTAAAATTCAAGTtacataaaacaataaaaatgcaaCTATTTTTAGTTCGCAGGAACAATTGTTTGTGTGCGAACAGGACTTGAGTATACAAGTGTGCCATATTTTTGCAATATAAGTGATTTTAATGAGGTTTCCTTACCAGCTGTAGGCGCGAGATGTACCAAGCGAACTCAGGCCACCAAAAAAACCCAGCCAGACGACGACGGTGACGACAGAGGGACGGCAGACGGTGAGAGCCACGACAGACGACAAAAGGGACGATAGAGGGCCAGAGGCACGACGAAGGACAAGAGAAAATTGATGCTTTTCGGGGAGGCGGACAACACGCGTGAGCTAGGGCACTTTTTTATTTACTCAATGAACCAAGACGGTCATAAACAAGGACCGTCGTTGTGTTCATTCCATGttattacaaaattgccaccaTGTAGATAGTTTCTTATTACCGTCTTAGAACCTGTGacgtaaataataattataatgccatcaattacaaaaatactaCCGCGTTGTTTTCTAAGGCAGTTCTACAGAACCTTCTTAGAATGGATGTCGTAGAAACCttcttttctagtagtgttaacCTTGAGTGGATAATTTGGTATATTCTTCTATAGAGTTAACGGGATTGAGAAATtagagttatattttttttttcaaaatttgaatgaaaatgtgttttcatTGATCACCactcctattttttttcctaaataaaggaaattaataataataattagcatTGTTAAAGAAAACATTAGTTTTCACTtatcaaaatttgttttatattttgcagatttataatttttgttaactCTATTTGCTTTATACTAACAGGATAAAATTATAAGGTGGTGTTAACAATATGACACTCTTTAACCCAAAAGATTTTTACGTATTTTGGAGCAAGATAAATTTCtctcattataattaaaattcaagtgTTAAAGTGAAAATAGTATATGAACAAATCAtaagatgaaatgaaaatatataaagtttCATTGAACATTCATCACCTTTAGTTTTCTTCATAgttgaatgtttttttatttatttatggaaaTGACATTTTGAAACACATTTTATGTacttgttttatattatttttacttttacaaaTCAATATATCATCACAAACTAACTCATTGTctcatttttcaaattaatatttcataatttattattattattattattattattattattattattattattattattgttatagtCTAGATCGTATtgtcttacaatttttttttttatcatcacattagccatttaaaattatattgattctaatataaaattgtcataaaatatattataagatGCTTAATTCTAAGAAATGAtgtctaatttttttccattggaacattaatttgatattatttataCCAGCATTGTTGATTAAATGCAACATTATTTAACCAATTTTATacgataaaaatataatttatacaagttaatTTCATTTCAGTAACTTTAACCCTGGAGTcaatatttgtataaaaaattttaatatatgaaaaataaaaaagcaataaATTTAAGACAAATAATCCATTTTAGTAATCATTTATTATGAATGCTCTTGGAGTTAGTCAATCTAATGAGAAAAGGCATTTGTCcgctaatataatattttttttgttaattttcatagTTTGCGTTCACACACGCACGcacttattttttatgtttctttgattttgtgaaatgataatttattttgaatataaaatagaacatataaataaaaaaattaattatagttaaattaagcagaaaatataaaaaatgaataacttaattataaaaaaggcACAATAATTCTAATAAATCTTTAATGATTAATAAAGTCAATTACTCCTTTaggtgtatatattttttatttttaattattctttcatatatatatatatataattatttttatttcttttatcaacatttaaaatataattattattattaatttttaactacttttttttagaatatcgATAGAGACATTTTGTGTCTCTCTAGTTCAAATACAGCAATTGGTGGTAgagttaaaactaatttttggcTATGACTAAAACGTGTGGATTTTCATTTGTTCCTTCTCGTGTCATCATCAGATCCACACGGATCCTCAACCCCAAAAGAATCACAGCTCACAGATCACAGACTCACCACCCTCACCGACACACCCAACGGGACACTTCCATCTTACGAGTGatttatttacataataaattgaattgaatCTGCAAAGTAATATGCTAATGTGTACAGTGTAAACATTATTacttttaataatcaatttacaTAATACTATCTCTTTATTATGCAAAATTAATACTCGAATAAACAATTTCATAAAtcgttttctttaatttcacaTACAAGATTCATATATTATCTATTTCTAATATAAGCACCGATCCTAACTTTATCATCCAAACATTAGCAATttattctgttaaaaaaaaaacccattacTAATTTATTGAGTAAACTATATTCAATCTTTTTAAGGTTTGGTCAAATCTTTCTtgatttctcttttatttatttattactatccCTATAGTAACtcataattatttgaaattatattgAAACTTTTTAAGGTTTGGTAAAATATTTCTtggtattttcttttattcctatagtaactcatttaattattttaaaaatattacactaaattcaaaGTTTGAAGAGTATTACTATGAAtcgtataataaatataataagagaCAGAGtggtaaaataaatattgaataaacaagcattttaatatctaaaaatcaacactaattcaaattcaataatCAATATAATACAAGCATATTTAGAAATCAGGTGAAAAGTAAAAGTGGGTACTAGTAGTAATATTGAATTAGAAGGGTAGTGAGAAATTGTGAATCGGAGGGCGTTGAAGAGTTGTGAGCATAATAAATTGAGAAGCAAAAGCGAAAGGGTCTGTGTCTTCACTCATTCTTCTATTCTATTCCATCATCAATGGAGAACACCGAGGGATCCGGATCTGCGACGAACGGGGTGCTGGCTCCGCCGCGCAAGGTGGCATTGATAACCGGAATTACCGGACAAGACGGTTCGTACCTGACGGAATTCCTCCTGGACAAGGGGTACGAGGTGCACGGCCTGATCCGCCGCTCGTCGAACTTCAACACGCAGCGCATCGACCACATATACGTGGATCCCCACAACGCCCACAAGGCCCGCATGAAGCTCCACTACGCCGATCTCTCCGACGCCTCCTCCCTCCGCCGCTGGCTCGACACCATCCTCCCCGACGAGGTCTACAACCTCGCCGCCCAGTCCCACGTCGCCGTCTCATTCGAGATCCCCGACTACACCGCCGACGTCGTCGCCACCGGCGCCCTCCGCC of Glycine soja cultivar W05 chromosome 1, ASM419377v2, whole genome shotgun sequence contains these proteins:
- the LOC114419892 gene encoding zinc finger CCCH domain-containing protein 45-like, with the translated sequence MRVLEEVYPRISAIPDGPSVSSNVENECYDDNESVIPLLPLIPVEEEQESVEDTEPDFPTKKLQSQNLQQQYIPPATSLINPQCNNINSRCSGKPLPATSSESDIVAAASAAAVAAIIKSNEQGSLIDMDLLRKLFTDPTMIEKLIEQNRTATTTVSAPSNILSIPASYSKPAAVASETKPTAPTTTMGLWPTSVTRKATHEKPSITSVPSVSLAMPLTPQTVTRHKPQSTHRPVKKNIPHMPNGVLPSLNTHSPQQGLKRAAPLASVSSSELKTVAVPSASANMHAVAKQMKPG